In Piliocolobus tephrosceles isolate RC106 chromosome 12, ASM277652v3, whole genome shotgun sequence, one DNA window encodes the following:
- the DKC1 gene encoding H/ACA ribonucleoprotein complex subunit DKC1, with protein MLTRRRALRTGQASKSHCADYQRAPRIPPPGRPRPLPPRGKARTGRCAGGWVLAARPDGTEAAGVCGRSLGCGPGCTHAVQGNMADAEVIILPKKHKKKKERKSLPEEDVAEIQHAEEFLIKPESKVAKLDTSQWPLLLKNFDKLNVRTTHYTPLACGSNPLKREIGDYIRTGFINLDKPSNPSSHEVVAWIRRILRVEKTGHSGTLDPKVTGCLIVCIERATRLVKSQQSAGKEYVGIVRLHNAIEGGTQLSRALETLTGALFQRPPLIAAVKRQLRVRTIYESKMIEYDPERRLGIFWVSCEAGTYIRTLCVHLGLLLGVGGQMQELRRVRSGVMSEKDHMVTMHDVLDAQWLYDNHKDESYLRRVVYPLEKLLTSHKRLVMKDSAVNAICYGAKIMLPGVLRYEDGIEVNQEIVVITTKGEAICMAIALMTTAVISTCDHGIVAKIKRVIMERDTYPRKWGLGPKASQKKLMIKQGLLDKYGKPTESTPATWKQEYVDYSETAKKEVVAEVVKAPQVVAEAAKAAKRKRESESESDETPPAAPQLIKKEKKKSKKDKKAKAGLESGAEPGDGDSDTTKKKKKKKKKAKEVELVSE; from the exons ATGCTCACGCGCCGTCGCGCCCTCCGTACTGGCCAAGCCAGCAAATCGCATTGCGCGGACTACCAGCGCGCGCCTCGGATTCCGCCCCCGGGacggccccgccccctcccgccCCGCGGCAAGGCACGCACAGGGCGGTGCGCGGGTGGGTGGGTCCTAGCAGCGCGGCCTGACGGGACCGAGGCGGCGGGAGTCTGCGGTCGGTCTCTCGGCTGTGGTCCGGGCTGCACGCACGCGGTGCAGGGTAACATGGCGGATGCGGAAG taattattttgccaaagaaacataagaagaaaaaggagCGGAAGTCATTGCCAGAAGAAGATGTAGCT GAAATACAACACGCTGAAGAATTTCTTATCAAACCCGAATCCAAAGTTGCTAAGTTGGACACGTCTCAGTGGCCCCTTTTGCTAAAG AATTTTGATAAGCTGAATGTAAGGACAACACACTATACACCTCTTGCATGTGGTTCAAATCCTCTGAAGAGAGAGATTGGGGACTATATCAG gACAGGTTTCATTAATCTTGACAAGCCCTCTAACCCCTCTTCCCATGAGGTGGTAGCCTGGATTCGACGGATACTTAGGGTGGAGAAGACAGGGCACAGTGGTACTCTGGATCCCAAGGTGACTGGTTGTTTAATCGTGTGCATAGAACGAGCCACTCGCTTGGTGAAGTCACAACAGAGTGCAG GCAAAGAGTATGTGGGGATTGTCCGGCTGCACAATGCTATTGAAGGGGGGACCCAGCTTTCTAGG GCCCTAGAAACTCTGACAGGTGCCCTATTCCAGCGACCCCCACTTATTGCTGCAGTAAAGAGGCAGCTCCGAGTGAGGACCATCTACGAGAGCAAAATGATTGAATACGATCCTGAAAGAAGATTAG GAATCTTTTGGGTGAGTTGTGAGGCCGGCACCTACATTCGGACATTATGTGTGCACCTTGGTTTGTTATTGGGAGTTGGTGGTCAGATGCAGGAGCTTCGGAGGGTTCGTTCTGGAGTCATGAGTGAAAAG GACCACATGGTGACAATGCACGATGTGCTTGATGCTCAGTGGCTATATGATAACCACAAGGATGAGAGTTACCTGCGGCGAGTTGTTTACCCTTTGGAAAAGTTGTTGACATCTCATAAACGGCTGGTTATGAAAGACAGTGCA GTAAATGCTATCTGCTATGGGGCCAAGATCATGCTTCCAGGTGTTCTTCGATATGAGGATGGCATTGAGGTCAATCAGGAGATTGTGGTTATCACCACCAAAGGAGAAGCAATCTGCATGG CTATTGCGTTAATGACCACAGCGGTCATCTCTACCTGCGATCATGGTATAGTAGCAAAGATCAAGAGAGTGATCATGGAGAGAGACACTTACCCTCGGAAGTGGGGTTTAGGTCCAAAG GCAAGTCAGAAGAAGCTGATGATCAAGCAGGGCCTTCTGGACAAGTACGGGAAGCCCACAGAGAGCACGCCTGCCACCTGGAAGCAGGAGTATGTTGACTACAG TGAGACTGCCAAAAAAGAGGTGGTTGCTGAAGTGGTAAAAGCCCCGCAGGTAGTTGCCGAAGCAGCAAAAGCTGCGAAG CGGAAGCGAGAGAGTGAGAGTGAAAGTGACGAGACCCCTCCAGCAGCTCCTCAGTTGatcaagaaggaaaagaagaagagtaAGAAGGACAAGAAGGCCAAAGCTGGTCTGGAGAGTGGGGCCGAGCCTGGAGATGGG gaCAGTGATACcaccaagaagaagaagaagaagaagaagaaagcaaaagaggTAGAATTGGTTTCTGAGTAG